One segment of Humidesulfovibrio mexicanus DNA contains the following:
- the cbiM gene encoding cobalt transporter CbiM, with protein sequence MHISEGVLSVPILISGAALTAAGVTIGLRKMRNDTLVTVAILSAAFFVGSLVHIPIGPSSAHLILNGLLGAILGWASFPAILVGLLLQAVLFQYGGLTALGVNCFNMAAPAVACGVFCAPLLRRSGRARAIGAFLCGSLSVLLSSLLTATALSLTDEGFFQAAVTLVAAHIPVMLVEGGFTVLVVGYVAKAMPEIFQTSTQKKHTPRPEETCA encoded by the coding sequence ATGCACATCTCCGAAGGGGTTTTATCCGTCCCCATCCTGATCTCCGGCGCGGCGCTCACGGCCGCTGGGGTGACCATCGGTCTGCGCAAGATGCGCAACGACACCCTCGTCACCGTGGCGATCCTCTCCGCCGCGTTCTTCGTGGGCTCCCTCGTCCACATTCCCATCGGCCCCAGCAGCGCGCACCTCATCCTCAATGGACTTCTCGGGGCGATTCTTGGTTGGGCGAGCTTCCCGGCCATCCTGGTGGGGCTGCTGCTCCAGGCCGTATTGTTCCAATACGGGGGGCTCACCGCACTCGGGGTCAACTGTTTCAACATGGCCGCTCCAGCCGTGGCCTGTGGCGTGTTCTGCGCCCCGCTTTTGCGGCGAAGCGGCCGCGCCCGCGCCATCGGGGCTTTTTTGTGCGGGTCGCTCTCGGTCCTGTTGTCCTCGCTGCTTACCGCAACGGCCTTGAGCCTCACCGACGAAGGATTCTTTCAGGCCGCCGTGACTCTTGTGGCGGCGCACATTCCGGTGATGCTTGTTGAAGGCGGGTTCACGGTGCTGGTAGTGGGCTATGTGGCCAAGGCCATGCCCGAAATTTTTCAGACCAGCACGCAGAAGAAACACACTCCCCGTCCGGAGGAGACATGCGCTTGA
- the cbiQ gene encoding cobalt ECF transporter T component CbiQ → MIDEPFAEGSSFLHRADPRAKLALAVALACTLAVCTGWRGPVLGLCAGMVLVVWARLRWRPFWRRMLTINGFVAFLWVFLPFTTPGEPLARFGPLDITAQGIAASLLISLKTNAISLCFLSLVATSDAASLGQAMHRLHVPDKLVFLFLFTYRFIHVINDERLRLSTAARLRGFRPRSDAHTYRTLASLLAMVLVGAMRRAEVTRRAMLLRGFSGVFATMRTFRMGNKERCFLAGGAALTAFIAFLEVLGV, encoded by the coding sequence ATGATCGATGAACCCTTCGCCGAAGGCAGCAGCTTTCTGCACCGCGCCGATCCGCGCGCCAAGCTGGCGCTGGCGGTCGCCCTGGCCTGCACCCTGGCCGTATGCACCGGCTGGCGAGGGCCAGTGCTCGGACTCTGCGCCGGGATGGTCCTCGTCGTGTGGGCCAGGTTGCGCTGGCGGCCGTTCTGGCGCAGAATGCTTACCATCAACGGCTTCGTGGCCTTCCTCTGGGTCTTTCTTCCCTTCACCACTCCGGGCGAACCCTTGGCCCGTTTCGGCCCGCTGGACATAACGGCCCAAGGGATTGCCGCCAGCCTCCTCATCAGCCTCAAGACAAACGCCATCTCGCTCTGCTTCCTTTCCCTTGTCGCCACCTCGGACGCGGCGTCCCTGGGGCAGGCCATGCACAGGCTGCACGTGCCGGACAAGCTTGTTTTTCTCTTCCTCTTCACCTACCGCTTCATCCACGTCATCAACGACGAGCGCTTGCGCCTGTCAACGGCCGCGCGCCTGCGGGGCTTTCGCCCCCGAAGCGACGCCCACACCTACCGCACCTTGGCCTCGCTTTTGGCCATGGTGCTGGTGGGGGCCATGCGTCGGGCGGAAGTGACACGCCGAGCCATGCTGCTGCGCGGTTTTTCAGGCGTGTTCGCCACCATGCGGACCTTTCGCATGGGCAATAAGGAGCGCTGTTTCCTGGCGGGCGGCGCCGCGCTCACGGCGTTCATTGCATTTCTGGAGGTGCTCGGTGTTTGA
- a CDS encoding DUF4198 domain-containing protein, producing MKRIALCLALVLGMAHSAQAHFGMIIPSQGTVDDKAKANVAITLAFAHPMELEGMNMVRPLEFGVVNAGEEKSSLLPALKEVKLLGHQAWQASYAVKKPGVYTFYTVPAPYWEPAEDKFIQHITKVIVPAFGDDEGWDEPLGLKTEIVPLTRPFGNYAGNIFTGRVLLDGKPAANCEVEVEYYNKDKKYAAPNDYAVTQVVKTNAQGEFSFVAPWAGWWGFAALNDAKETIKQDGKDKTIELGAVLWVEFLAPKTGKK from the coding sequence ATGAAACGCATCGCCTTGTGCCTCGCCCTTGTGCTTGGCATGGCACACTCCGCACAGGCCCACTTCGGGATGATCATCCCCTCGCAAGGGACTGTCGACGACAAGGCCAAAGCCAATGTGGCCATCACCCTCGCCTTCGCCCATCCCATGGAGTTGGAAGGCATGAATATGGTCCGCCCCCTCGAATTCGGCGTCGTAAACGCAGGTGAGGAGAAGTCCAGCCTGCTTCCGGCCCTCAAGGAGGTCAAGCTCCTGGGACACCAGGCCTGGCAGGCGAGCTATGCCGTCAAGAAGCCCGGCGTGTACACCTTCTATACTGTTCCCGCGCCCTACTGGGAGCCTGCGGAGGACAAGTTCATCCAGCACATCACCAAAGTCATCGTGCCCGCCTTCGGCGACGATGAGGGCTGGGATGAGCCTCTTGGCCTCAAGACCGAAATCGTGCCGCTCACCCGGCCTTTCGGCAACTACGCGGGGAACATCTTCACCGGGCGTGTGCTGCTGGACGGCAAACCCGCCGCCAACTGCGAGGTTGAGGTCGAATACTACAACAAGGACAAGAAGTACGCTGCGCCCAACGACTATGCCGTCACCCAGGTAGTGAAGACCAACGCCCAGGGCGAATTCAGCTTTGTCGCCCCGTGGGCGGGCTGGTGGGGCTTCGCCGCGCTGAACGACGCCAAGGAGACCATCAAACAGGACGGCAAAGACAAGACCATCGAACTTGGCGCAGTCTTGTGGGTCGAGTTCCTTGCACCCAAGACTGGAAAGAAGTAA
- a CDS encoding energy-coupling factor ABC transporter ATP-binding protein: MFDVPLLGLRGIGFGYAAGGASVLQEVDFALLSGQRVGLFGPNGCGKTTLLSILTGLLPAATGEVLYMGRPMRTEADFMELRRGVGLLLQNADDQLLFPTVLDDVAFGPLNLGLSPAEAASEANWALDFVGLSGFGDRLTHRLSGGEKKLVTLAGVLAMRPKALLLDEPTNSLDPATRLRLVDILANLDAAVLTVSHDWDFLNLVSDTFYTIESNRLVREGAAKLHWHAHAHPHPEQPH, translated from the coding sequence GTGTTTGATGTTCCGCTTTTGGGCCTGCGCGGAATAGGCTTCGGGTATGCCGCAGGCGGCGCCAGCGTGCTGCAAGAGGTCGATTTTGCGCTATTGTCCGGCCAACGCGTCGGGCTCTTCGGCCCCAACGGATGCGGCAAGACCACGCTCCTCTCCATTTTGACCGGCCTTCTTCCCGCCGCAACGGGAGAAGTGCTCTACATGGGCCGCCCGATGCGCACCGAGGCGGACTTCATGGAACTGAGGCGCGGGGTGGGGCTTCTGCTGCAAAACGCGGATGACCAACTGCTCTTCCCCACCGTGCTGGACGATGTGGCCTTCGGCCCGCTCAACCTGGGCCTTTCGCCCGCCGAAGCCGCCAGCGAGGCCAATTGGGCCTTGGATTTCGTCGGGCTCTCCGGCTTCGGCGACAGGCTCACGCACAGACTCTCCGGGGGGGAGAAAAAGCTGGTGACGCTGGCTGGAGTTCTGGCCATGCGACCCAAGGCCCTGTTGCTGGACGAACCCACCAACAGCCTTGATCCGGCAACCCGGCTCCGCCTTGTGGACATTCTGGCGAACCTCGATGCGGCGGTGCTGACGGTATCCCACGACTGGGACTTCCTGAACCTCGTGTCGGACACGTTTTACACCATCGAGTCCAACCGTCTCGTCAGGGAGGGAGCGGCCAAGCTGCACTGGCACGCCCACGCACACCCGCACCCGGAACAGCCGCACTGA